CATTCGCTAGGCTCTCGCAGGGTTTTCCCGTAGTTCCAATCTTGCGATTTAAACTCAAACCAATCTCCCCCTTCATGCGTGCATCCAGTTGTGTGAATCAACTACTTGTAAGGGCAGAGTCGTTAGCCTCCACCAACCAATAGACCTCCCACGCTCCTTCCCCCTTTCGCAACCTTTATCTCATTCCTTCAACCAAACCCTGTTTGAGTACGTAACCACGGGCCCATAGCTCAGCTTGGTAGAGCGTCAGGCTCATAACCTGCCGGCCAGGGGTTCGAAGGGTTCATAGACCTCCTATGTCCCGAGCAAATCCCCTTGGGCCCACCATTTAACAATGAAGTTCTCATAACTCTTATTTGTTGCTTTACGGGGGTTATTCATACGTCATCCTCATCGATTTGTTCCTTGCTGTCCTCCTTCATAATCAGCAGTTCCTTTTCGTAGGCTTTCCGGTCAGCTTCTTCCATTGCTTTCTTGTATTCTTCAGTCCGTTCATACCATGGAGTAAGATAGTACCACTTTCTCGGCTTTGCACCCTTCCTATTGTAGGAGACAGATGTTTCCCCTTTGATCCAGGGAACACTATCCACATCGAAGCCTCGTTCGCGAAGCTTCTGGATTGCGGCATCTTCCCCGATATTTCCAAGTAATTTTTCGGATTCACAGGATTGAAGGAGCCTCAAAAAGGCCTTCTTTACTTCAGGAAGATTTCGATACTCTTCTGCTTCTTCTTCACTCAAACGGTACACAAACCATGCTCGCCTTGTAAGGGGAAGCCCAGTTTCGGGGTTAGGTTGGGCTGGAATCTTGTGGATAAGCCAGTTTTCCAAAGCGTATTCGATTGGGACCTTTACCACCAAGAATCAAACCAAGCATACCGTTACCAATACTTCACTGCAGCCATGGCGGAGTGTCCACAGGAGGGGGATACTTCTTAACAAGTACGTATCCTAAGAGAAGGCTCAGCGGTATCGGGATTGTAGGGTAAATTCCAAGAATAAGAGCATTGAGCAAGAATATGAGTGGCGGTATAATGCCAAGGCTGCCCACTACGAATGCGTTTTTGGTTGTTGTTTTGCCAGTATAAAGCCGATACATGAAGTAGGCAAAGAGGATTTGGGGGCCCCCCACGAAGATCAGAAGGCCCCACGAAAGATTGATGCCGACTAATTTGATTACATGATGGATTGTGTTCTCGGCTTCGAAAATTTTGAGCATCCATATTCCAGCCCACGTGTAAAAATCGGAAGGGGTCATCATAAGCCAGTATGGAAGAAAAACCGCACATAACAGCATGAAACCCCCCACTTTTCTTGGAGATATATCTTCATGTTCTTCTGCTTCCTCGTCATTCATAGTGGTACCACTCCTCAATCATGTATATCATGGCTTAATCGGTTATAAATCCAACTCTCGTAATATTTATTAGGTATTTTTTTTATGAAATATGTTCTTTGAAAAAGAACGAGGAGTAGATAAGTTGAGGAAAAAGAAACGAATTGTAACCGTAGCTGTCCTTATGACCGTATTTTTGTTCATGATAGGGCCGGTTGCGGCATCGGAACCTCCCGGATTCATAGCAGATGAGGGCACGGTATATCCGGGTGACTACTATGCTTGGATCAGAGGCAGTTATAGGAGCGATATCTGGGATTACGTCAGTGTCAGTGAGTCCTACGGAGACTACTATCTCCATGGAGATTCAGGATGGTGGGAAGGCGATACTATCGAGTACATTGTGATAATCAAAATAAAACCTGCTGACACCTCGTTGAGACACGTGAAGATTTCAGTTGCTGCCACGTTCGAGTACGGAATAAGTGCTGGTTTGTTCGCTGAGGCCAGCTGGTTCCTTGAATACGTTGTCATGGATATGAGCCAAAGTACCCCATACATCATTGGGTGGAGTGAGTATACACATGGGGATTATGTTTCCAATTACCGAAAGAATAACCGTCTCTATTCGACACCTACCGACTACGAGATACTGTACGATACTATGTACCTTGATGAGCCAGAGGAGATTGATCCCTATGATTGGAACTATATTGGCATTCGATTGGAATGCAAATTGTCAAATGTCGCCTATTTCTATAGAGACGATTTCGACGTGGGCAATGCACGATTTAATCCAATGGCAATCAGCTTCAAGTTCTATAAGTAGTTGTAAGAGGGGTACAGCCCCCTCTTTCTTTTTTTGAACATTCATCCTGAACATAGGTAATTACATAGACTATCCCGCTGTGAGCAAATCGCACTGAACCCACCATTTCAAAACTAAGTCATAGATATCTCGATCTAGTCATTTTGTGTGTGTCTTCATCGAGGTGATTTTTGTTGTTCTCCGACATAATGGAGCAACATAATACCACTTTTAGGGTTTAACCACCATGGCATGAGGTCAAAATAGGCTAAAATGCGCAATATGCTCCTGTATCAATCAAGAAAAATCGAAAACACTCAATAATCTGTATTTTGGCAACCTCCGCAGATTCCATAGACCTCAAAGCTTCCACCAGTCACCTTGAAATCGGTGTCTGCTTCTATTGCATCATTGATATCCCGTAGATTCTCACAGAAGAAGTCCTGGATCTTCCCACACTTGTTGCAGATTAGATTGATGTGAGACTTTTTTCGCAAATCGTATCTTGTCGATTCCTCTTTGAGTGCCATCTCTCTAGCAAGACCAACTTTCGTGAAGATTTGCAGTGTCTTGTATACTGTAGCAAGGCTGATTGTCGGATGGTCCTCAACCACAGATTCGTGAACCTCGGCCACAGTGGGATGTGAATCGGCAATACGGAGTGCTTCGTAAATAGCCAACCGTTGTGACGTAGCACGGTATCCGTTCTCACGGAGAATTCTTGCTACATCTTCCTTCTGCGGCATCATGACTACATAGAGATGGGGTTAGATTCTAATAAATATTATTAAGAAGGAATGCCCATTAATTGGTAAAGTTTATTAGTTAATAATTATTATCGATAAATCAGACAGTGTCAAGAGCCCAAAGCATCAGATAATGATTCTTGGCAGAAAGGAAAAACTGTGAAAGAACAGGATGTTAGAAAAATGGATGAAATGAAACACGAAAAAGAACAGGAACAACGGAGAATGCTGCTAATTGGTGAGGAGGTACCTGATTTTGAAACGGATACAACTGATGGCCCGATCAAGTTCAGCAAGTGGGCCAAAGACAGTTGGGTCATTCTCTTTTCACACCCAGCCGACTTCACACCGGTATGCACGACCGAATTTATGGCCTTCACTGACATTGAGCCAGAATTGACGAAGCGGAATGTGAAGCTTATCGGGCTAAGTGTGGACAGCAATTACAGTCACATTGCCTGGATCCGTACAATCAAGGAGAAGATGGGCGTTGATGTACCATTCCCCATCATCGAAGACCTCAGCATGGATGTAGCACGTAAATACGGCATGATACATCCGGCACAAAGTGGTACATCGGCAGTAAGAGCGGTTTTCTTCATTGATCCCGATTTCAAGCTGCGCGCGCTGATATACTACCCGCTTAGCAATGGCCGAAACATGCAAGAGATCCTACGTGTGATCGATGCATTTCAGACCAGCGACGAACATGGTGTTGCTACTCCGGCGAATTGGGAGCCTGGTGAAGAGGTCATTGTGCCACCACCCAAGACAAAAGAGCAGGCAGAGAAGCGCATGGCCGAAGGATTCGATTGCAAAGACTGGTTCTTCTGCAAGAAGAAGCTGTAGACTGTAGCACAAGGACTTCGGGGCCTATTGCCCCGATTTTACTTTTCTTTTTGACCGAAAGTATCTTAGCGGGATTACAATCCGTTAATCTGTAATGGAAGAGCGAAGGCCCTACGTCAAAGTGCCTGTACAATCGGGTGAAAGAGTACGTAGCACATTAGCAGATGCGGGATTATTGGATAACGATTACCATATAGTTCGGATTGAAGACAAGCTCTATCTTCCGCTTTTCACCGGCACGTCAAAAGACGACGTTGAAGAGACTATTGACCTAGGCGATTACGAATTCGGCACGAGGAAATTCGAATCGGTTGTAGAGGGCCCACGGAGTTTGGAAGAAGCCCTAGCGGACGAACTAGATTCGGAAGAGCTTGAATTGCTTCCTCGAGCCTATGATTTGGTTGGAGATATTGCAGTCCTGGAGATACCCGAAGAGCTAAAGGATTATGACGAGCTAATTGGCCACGCCTTCCTGTCAATCTACCCGCACTTTTCTACGGTCCTCGCAAAGGAAGGGGCCATTTCCGGGGTCAAAAGGACACGTTCATACAAGGTTCTCGCAGGAAAGAAGAAGACCTCAACGGTTCACACTGAATATGGGATTGATATCGCTGTAGACCTTTCCAAGGCCTATTTCAGTCCCCGGCTTCTTGAAGAACATCGAAGAGTTGCAGAGCAAGTTCATGACGACGAACTCGTTGTGGATATGTTCACGGGCGTCGGTCCCTTTGCTCTTCATATCGCGAAACGGACCACAGCAAGAATCGTAGCCATTGACATTAATCGTGACGCAATCGAGCTTCTTGAGAAGAGTATTAGTCTCAACCGATTGAAAGGGGACATAGAATGCGTCGCGACTAATGCGGAGGAATATGTTCAATCACATTTCCACAAGGATGTTGATCGAGTTATTATGAATCATCCATCTGCAGCAGATGATTATGTAGGTGTTGCTTCAAATGCATTGAAACCGGGTGGTATCCTCCATTACTATGATTTCATATCTGAGCCGGAGCCAGACAAAAAAGCACATGACAAGATTATGCGGCTAATCAAGGAATCACATCGTGAAATTGATGAAATCCTCAAAATCCGAAGGGTTAGAGATAGCGCGCCATACGAGTATCAAATGGCTGTTGATGTAAGGCTCATTTGAATGTCAGAACACATTGTAACAGCGCATCCGGATTCTGTAGCTTGGTTATGAAGGCCCGATTCAAATCAGAAGCTGCCTTGTTAGCAGAAATCATCAAAGTCCTATCACATTGATAATTGCTCGTTCTAGCCACCATACTTGTGCTATCAGCATACGTTAGACCTTGGGCTCCATGCCCTATTACAGTCTCGGTGTGTCCTTCAACAGTCATTCTAAGCTCAATTACTGTCTCACTTGACTTTACTGCAGATTTGATATCTGAACTCAACTCTGAAAGGGCCAATTCCGCATCTACGCCAAAAATACACGTACCTCGGCGGGTCAACTGGTTTTCAGTTGTTAATTCAAGGGTTGAATCGTGTTTACCAACAATATTCTTGTGGCCATGAGCAACAAATGATACTCTGAGCATATACCTTGTATTTCGATAACCCTTTTTATGAATGAATCTAACACATCATGATTGGAATGCCTGAAGATAATCTGCAGAAACAGAAAGAGCGCCTCATTAAACGGTTGAAAAGAGGGGGGTATTTGGAGACACAATCTGTCGAAAGAGCATTCAGAGAAGTGCCCCGGTCACAATTTCTTCAACCAGATCATGAGGATGCAGCATATCGAGATACCCCCCAACCAATATCACATGGACAGACCATATCGGCACCACATATGTGTGTGATAATGTGTGAAAAACTAGATCTTAAGGAGGGTTTGAAAGTCCTAGAGGTTGGCGCTGGCTCAGGCTACCATGCAGCATTATGTGCAGAATTAGTTGCCCCCGAAGGTACAAAAAATCCAGGTCATGTATACACAGTCGAAATTGTAGAGCATCTGATAGACTTTGCAGAGAGTAATCTAAAACGAGCGGGATACATGGATCGGGTAACACTGATACATGGGGATGGCGCGAAAGGGCTTCCTGATGAAGCTCCTTTTGATAGAATATTGGTAACAGCTGCAGCACCCAGTATTCCGGACCCTCTGACTAATCAATTGGATAAAGGTGGTAAGATGCTGATACCAGTAGGAGGAAGAGGGTTCTTTCAAGAACTCATCAAAGTTAAGAAGAATCAAGATGGAGATATATCCAAAGAGAAATGGGGTGGGGTTGCGTTTGTACCACTTACAGGCGAGTTTGGGGTCTAAGGCATTACGTGGCTTTATGCAGAGGAACCACACGGAGTTCGATTTCGTCGTCGTCCTCTAGGTCTAGAGCATCTCTGAGTTTCACAGGTGCAATGACTTCAAGTATATCAGGACTATGATGGGTCCGCTGGGCAATGACGATTGCTCCCTCGATACGATTCTCTATCCGCGCGCGATAACAGATAACATCACCAAAAGTACGGTCTTTATGACTGAATCCGGGAACTACTAAAGGGGTACTATGTTTCATTCGCTTGATTGCCTGTCGAGACATTTCCCCAGTTATTCTCACATTCAATGTCCCTGAATACGGTTCGAATCCCAGTGCCTTTTTGAACCGAGGGGCATACATATCAACATAGTATGCTCCTTCACCAATACCATCTACAACCTCGCCCTCTATAACAATATCTTCGGATGGTGGAGCAAAAGCTACCTCTAGTCCATTCAGTACATCCAGTAGTTCTTTTCTTCCGCGTTCAGTTATCTTCACGAGCATTCCACTGGCGGTATGAGTCCGGTTAACTAGGCCCTCCTCAACACACGTGGTTAGCCTTCTGGAAGCAGTTTGTTGGCTAACATCAAGTCGGGTTCCCAGTTCACTTGTTGTTATACTACATTTTCTGTGAATTGCGCCGGCTTTTGCCAATGTGTAGATTGTGAACCAATTGTCTGGGGAAATCATTCCTTTACCGCTCCTTTTAGTCTATCAGCAACTCTCCGAGATTCTCGGTCCGCTTGTACTATGGGTTCGGGTTTGCCTGACTGCCCTATTGTAGTGACTATTTTCACTGCCGTTTCAAGTGTTATCCTATGCCCGATTGAAACATAAACCGGCTTTCTGGTTCCTAACCAAACAGCTGCACCCACCGTTTCATCATCATCTTTTATGAATGAAATGTCATCTCGACGGGGGCTAAGGTCTCCTAATAGAAGGCTCTTGGCTACACCTATTGTCTGCTTGTTGCTTTTTAGCCCTACGTAGGAAGCCAAACCACAACGCCGAGGATGTAGAACACCATTGGCATCAACTAGTACAGGGCCTGTGTCCTCACATTCATTGAGTAAGGATATCAAAGCAGGCCCTTCCCGAAGATGGAAGTAACCCGGGACGTAAGGGAATTCACATGGAATTATCAGTGTCCGTTTCTTGATGACCGTCCTATCGGAAGAATCCATAGTGACAGCGGCCCCAACTGCTGTATCATCAACATACGAGACGTCTACCCCTGTAACAAGCCCGTCATCATCAAGAGGGGGTATATCCTGTTTTAGGACTTGTTTCGCCAGTTCTTTCTGTTCCGCCCTTGCCGCCTCTTTTTTCTTGTCTATCAGGTCACTTTTCGTTGCCCATCCACTCCCGAAAATCTGCCAGCTCGTCGACAATCATCTTTTGGCGTACTGCGCTCGTGATGTCACCTCGTGTTTTCTCAATCAAAGATCTAGCAACATCGCATTTGCGTCGCAGATTAGGTATCAGGGCATTTGGAAAATCAAAAGAGTTCAACTCCTCTAGGATTTCCTCCATGAACTCCAAAAGGCTCTCAGCATAATCCACCTCATCTTCTCGAAGCGAATCAAGGATTGCACGCCTTAATTCACCCACCGTATCGCCTAACCCGGTCAGATAACTTCGTAGTTCAATATCATACTTCTCAGGGGGCGTATAGGTTCCATCTTTCAGAAGAGAGAGGACATTGGCAGCTTCAGCCAGTTCTTGATGAGCCTGTCTCATGATGTTAGATTTCGAAACAAAATCACTCTCCGCCATTATTCCTTGCCCCTTTTCGACAATCGCATGAGCTTCTTGAATCAGTGAATGGGCTCTCTCAAAATCGCCTCGATGCGATGCCTTTATCGACTGGCTACATGTCCTAACAGCTTTTCGTGAAAGCGGCAGCGCTTTTTCACGAATCTCATCGTCCGATTCAATTTCTTCCATAATTGGTTCGAGTATCGGCTCTAAACTCATCCTAAATCACCTAGATTTTCTCAATTTGTTTGCGTCGAGACAATAGAACAACTCTGCTTTCAACTTGCTCATCAAGTAAATAGTAGCCTGTAAGTGCTGAGATTTTTTCGGCAAAGGCTTTGATGTCTTGATGTGAAGGTGAATTTCTTCTACTCAATCTCTTTCGTGAAGCGCCCAAATGCATGTAACCCTTGAGCTCAACAAAATCAGGCTCTCCAGCAGTGATTAGTTTCGCATACAATCGGGGATGATGCATATTGCGACCTGCCACCATCGTCAATCTATTCACAGAACGGCAGTCTAAGGACTGTAAGAGCTCTTGGGACTCCATCAACCGCTCCCAACCGTCTCTGATGCTCGGACGACATAGTCGCCGGTAGGTTTTCTCATTAGGGGCAGCCAAAGTGATATAGAGCTGGGTTGGTAGTGTGATTTCCTGTAAGACCTCAGGCATCGTACCGTTTGTTACAACAAAGGATGTCATGTCGTTCCGATCAATTTCTTCTATGAAATCACCAAGGAAAGGGTACATTGTTGGTTCGCCGGCCAAAGAAATCGCTACATGTTTCGGCTCACGTGCCTCATTGTACATCTGCTGAGAGACATCAGCTCCTGCTTGAGGATTATACCCACCAAGCGAGCGCAGGTTTGCCATTTTCGTTTCGGCAAGTATCTTTGCGGGAGCTAGTACTTCCGATTCATCCACAGCAATTTGGTTCCAGTTCACATTCACATCATCGGGCGTAACACGCCAGCAGAATTGGCAGTTCTGAGTACACTTGTCAACTACGGGAGTCATTTGCAGGCAACGATGGCTTTCAATCCCATAGAATCTCTGTTTGTAACAGTATTCTCCGTAAAGCAAGCTCTTCTGCTGCCATTGACAGGCCTTGAAGGCCCCTCTCTCTCCTAGGAGATGATAGCCTTGCCGGTTGAGTTTTTCACGAAGGTCCTTAGGCATTTCAGATGTCAATTCTGATTCAGTTGAGCTATATGTGCCGCACTTATCAGCCTTCACTAATGGTCTTCACATGTCGTTCATATGTGCGGGAGCGTCCTATAAGAAACAATTAGTTCAGACGTGCAAGGCGTTGCGCAATCTCTTCTTGCTGATACCATGAGCCAGTAAGTACACCCTTTCGAGCAAGTTCTCCAAGTTCTGCCTTAATATCTGAATCCAATTCACCTGGAGGCATGTGTTCAAATGCGCTACCCGGTAGTGGCATGAAAACATGAGCGTGGATTCTACCACCCATATTCACGATCCTATGGCAAACATCAAGGCTACTATGCACATCAGGTTGGCGTTCACCCGGCAATCCAAAAATCATGTCCACATGTGGAATAAAATCACAATCAAGAGCTGTATGAATCGCTTCTAGCCCCTCAGATACTGTGTGCTGTCTATTGCATTTCCGAAGTACATCATCACTACCCGACTGTAATCCGATTTGAAGCGTTTCGTTTGCGACGTATCTTCGTAGCATGTTTAGAATATCCGAATCGACAAACTCGGGACGGACTTCCGAGGGAAAAGAGCCGAAATAGACTTCTTCAAGGCCATCAATCGCCGTAGATTTCTGAAGAAGCGTCTCCAGCTTTCCAGTATCTACGCGACGCCCTGGCCCCCCGTAACAGAGTGCATTCGGTGAAAGAAACCAGATACGGTCGAATCCCCGTTTATTAACAGCTTTTTCTAACCAGCCGACAATGGTTTCTATTGACCTATGACGAACGCGCCCACCACTTAGGAAAGGTGTACTGCAGAACTTGCATCTGTAGGGACAGCCGCGTGTTACTTCAATAGGCCCCACTACGTTCATTTTTAGTGCGAAGGGCGGATACCCATCAAGGTCCACCTTGGGGAGGTCCTTGGGTACTGGCGGATTGTTCATTTCATCAGAAATGACACCAGGAATGTCATCTACTTCATTATCATGTATCAAGCAATCAAGAAGGTCACAGAAAGCTTTCTCCCCTTCGCCAATGATAACGAAATCGAACCCATACTCCAAAACTTCTACAGGTCTTGCAGATGTGTGTGCTCCACCTGCAATCATGATCACGGAGTCACCAAAGCGTTTTCGGACCAGTTGAACCTCTTTTTGTACTCTCCGTATATCAGTACTCAATATGGAATAGGCAATGACTGTCAGTCCATCTTCAATTGTCTCGGAAATAGACTCCAAATCGAGTTCAGGTGGTGCTACCAACCTGACATTCTGTAATCGAGAATCGGTTTCAACTGCTCCCAACAAAGCTGCAATGCTATACCTAGTATTCTTGTGAAATCTGAAGACCAACGTAGCTGGTAACAACACCTACACGCACTTTATTCTACAACGTGTTCTTTTACACCGTCTTCAGTTACGGTCATGATGTGAATCTTGCCGCCAGACTGTACATCTCGCTCAATTCCAGCTTGAACTGACTGAGTTGCAATTTCCTCGGCTTCTTTTACGGTAACATCCTCACTGTACTCGTTCTCAAGTACACCGTAAGCAGTTTGAACACCGCTTCCTGTTGCAGCATAGTTCTCTTCAAGAAGAGAACCACCCATATCAAGTCTATAGAGAGATGGACCATCATCGTCAACACCTACAACAATCGTCTGTACAAAAAGTGGGCTTAGTTTCCGGCGATAGAGGGTATTAGCAATCATCTTCGCCAGTGCTTTTACTGTAATTGGCTTCTTCTGATCCATTTCATACAATCGGATTTGAGCCTTGATTCTGTTGACCAGCATCTGATAATCAGAGGTAAGACCTGCTGATGCAAGTACTATAGTATCGGTCAGCTTGAAGGCCTTGATTCCTTTGTCAGTAAGCACCATGGTCCCCCAGCTAATTAGGGAATCTGTAGCGATAACTGCACCATCTTTACATTTCATGCCAACAACAGTGGCACCAGTTGGAAGCGACATTTGATATCATCTCTTATTTAGGGAACAGAGCTCTGTTATGGTCAATTCCCATCTTTTTAAAAGTGTTCAGATGGACAAATAACTGTCCTTCTGTGAGTCAGCAGGTGAGAGTGAAAATCATGAAGAAACTTAATCCCTTCCACAACATCCCGTCGATAATGACTGCTGAAGAAATCATAGAATTTGCGCATAACAGATCTATGAAAGTATCACGGAAAGGCTCACTTAAGATGCGGAGGAAAGAACGAACCCGCATAAGAGAGATAGCACGACTCAAAGAATTTACCAAACAGGTGAAGACAAAACTAAAGGCTGTGGTTGAGGGTTTTCCGTCTCTTGACCAGCTTCATCCGTTCTATCAAGAACTTGCAGATATAATAGTAGGAACGGATGAGTTGAAAAAATCTCTTGGCGCAGTATATAACTGCATTCCAACAATAAATCAGATAACTGAGAATCATCTTGAAGCATTGAAACTTGCCAATGATTATCGGAAAATGAAACGGAGTAGGAGTGCCGCCAAGGGAAGGATAG
Above is a window of Candidatus Thorarchaeota archaeon DNA encoding:
- a CDS encoding endonuclease V — protein: MSTSWQIFGSGWATKSDLIDKKKEAARAEQKELAKQVLKQDIPPLDDDGLVTGVDVSYVDDTAVGAAVTMDSSDRTVIKKRTLIIPCEFPYVPGYFHLREGPALISLLNECEDTGPVLVDANGVLHPRRCGLASYVGLKSNKQTIGVAKSLLLGDLSPRRDDISFIKDDDETVGAAVWLGTRKPVYVSIGHRITLETAVKIVTTIGQSGKPEPIVQADRESRRVADRLKGAVKE
- a CDS encoding class I SAM-dependent methyltransferase family protein, which translates into the protein MEERRPYVKVPVQSGERVRSTLADAGLLDNDYHIVRIEDKLYLPLFTGTSKDDVEETIDLGDYEFGTRKFESVVEGPRSLEEALADELDSEELELLPRAYDLVGDIAVLEIPEELKDYDELIGHAFLSIYPHFSTVLAKEGAISGVKRTRSYKVLAGKKKTSTVHTEYGIDIAVDLSKAYFSPRLLEEHRRVAEQVHDDELVVDMFTGVGPFALHIAKRTTARIVAIDINRDAIELLEKSISLNRLKGDIECVATNAEEYVQSHFHKDVDRVIMNHPSAADDYVGVASNALKPGGILHYYDFISEPEPDKKAHDKIMRLIKESHREIDEILKIRRVRDSAPYEYQMAVDVRLI
- the twy1 gene encoding 4-demethylwyosine synthase TYW1 — protein: MPKDLREKLNRQGYHLLGERGAFKACQWQQKSLLYGEYCYKQRFYGIESHRCLQMTPVVDKCTQNCQFCWRVTPDDVNVNWNQIAVDESEVLAPAKILAETKMANLRSLGGYNPQAGADVSQQMYNEAREPKHVAISLAGEPTMYPFLGDFIEEIDRNDMTSFVVTNGTMPEVLQEITLPTQLYITLAAPNEKTYRRLCRPSIRDGWERLMESQELLQSLDCRSVNRLTMVAGRNMHHPRLYAKLITAGEPDFVELKGYMHLGASRKRLSRRNSPSHQDIKAFAEKISALTGYYLLDEQVESRVVLLSRRKQIEKI
- a CDS encoding proteasome subunit beta; protein product: MSLPTGATVVGMKCKDGAVIATDSLISWGTMVLTDKGIKAFKLTDTIVLASAGLTSDYQMLVNRIKAQIRLYEMDQKKPITVKALAKMIANTLYRRKLSPLFVQTIVVGVDDDGPSLYRLDMGGSLLEENYAATGSGVQTAYGVLENEYSEDVTVKEAEEIATQSVQAGIERDVQSGGKIHIMTVTEDGVKEHVVE
- a CDS encoding TIGR04013 family B12-binding domain/radical SAM domain-containing protein is translated as MVFRFHKNTRYSIAALLGAVETDSRLQNVRLVAPPELDLESISETIEDGLTVIAYSILSTDIRRVQKEVQLVRKRFGDSVIMIAGGAHTSARPVEVLEYGFDFVIIGEGEKAFCDLLDCLIHDNEVDDIPGVISDEMNNPPVPKDLPKVDLDGYPPFALKMNVVGPIEVTRGCPYRCKFCSTPFLSGGRVRHRSIETIVGWLEKAVNKRGFDRIWFLSPNALCYGGPGRRVDTGKLETLLQKSTAIDGLEEVYFGSFPSEVRPEFVDSDILNMLRRYVANETLQIGLQSGSDDVLRKCNRQHTVSEGLEAIHTALDCDFIPHVDMIFGLPGERQPDVHSSLDVCHRIVNMGGRIHAHVFMPLPGSAFEHMPPGELDSDIKAELGELARKGVLTGSWYQQEEIAQRLARLN
- a CDS encoding transcriptional repressor, coding for MMPQKEDVARILRENGYRATSQRLAIYEALRIADSHPTVAEVHESVVEDHPTISLATVYKTLQIFTKVGLAREMALKEESTRYDLRKKSHINLICNKCGKIQDFFCENLRDINDAIEADTDFKVTGGSFEVYGICGGCQNTDY
- a CDS encoding protein-L-isoaspartate(D-aspartate) O-methyltransferase, with protein sequence MPEDNLQKQKERLIKRLKRGGYLETQSVERAFREVPRSQFLQPDHEDAAYRDTPQPISHGQTISAPHMCVIMCEKLDLKEGLKVLEVGAGSGYHAALCAELVAPEGTKNPGHVYTVEIVEHLIDFAESNLKRAGYMDRVTLIHGDGAKGLPDEAPFDRILVTAAAPSIPDPLTNQLDKGGKMLIPVGGRGFFQELIKVKKNQDGDISKEKWGGVAFVPLTGEFGV
- a CDS encoding CTP-dependent riboflavin kinase; amino-acid sequence: MISPDNWFTIYTLAKAGAIHRKCSITTSELGTRLDVSQQTASRRLTTCVEEGLVNRTHTASGMLVKITERGRKELLDVLNGLEVAFAPPSEDIVIEGEVVDGIGEGAYYVDMYAPRFKKALGFEPYSGTLNVRITGEMSRQAIKRMKHSTPLVVPGFSHKDRTFGDVICYRARIENRIEGAIVIAQRTHHSPDILEVIAPVKLRDALDLEDDDEIELRVVPLHKAT
- a CDS encoding DUF371 domain-containing protein gives rise to the protein MLRVSFVAHGHKNIVGKHDSTLELTTENQLTRRGTCIFGVDAELALSELSSDIKSAVKSSETVIELRMTVEGHTETVIGHGAQGLTYADSTSMVARTSNYQCDRTLMISANKAASDLNRAFITKLQNPDALLQCVLTFK
- a CDS encoding peroxiredoxin, giving the protein MKHEKEQEQRRMLLIGEEVPDFETDTTDGPIKFSKWAKDSWVILFSHPADFTPVCTTEFMAFTDIEPELTKRNVKLIGLSVDSNYSHIAWIRTIKEKMGVDVPFPIIEDLSMDVARKYGMIHPAQSGTSAVRAVFFIDPDFKLRALIYYPLSNGRNMQEILRVIDAFQTSDEHGVATPANWEPGEEVIVPPPKTKEQAEKRMAEGFDCKDWFFCKKKL